Within Acanthochromis polyacanthus isolate Apoly-LR-REF ecotype Palm Island chromosome 3, KAUST_Apoly_ChrSc, whole genome shotgun sequence, the genomic segment CAGGGAGTTCACAGACGACATGAAGCTGGAGCAGCTGAAGATGTACGAGATGCTGGTGGGCCAGGCGCAGCAGCCTCTGCTGCATCATAAGCCCATCCTGCGGCCGCTCATGATGCTGCTGTCCTCCTGTTCGGGCACGGCGGCGCCTGCGGTGGAAGCTGAGCTGGTGCTGCTGCTCAACCAGCTGTGCTGCGTTCTGGCGAAGGACCCTTCAATTCTGGAGCTGTTCTTCCACACCAGCGAGGATCAGGGAGCCACCAACTTCCTCATCTTCTCCCTGCTCATCCCCTTCATCCACAGGGAGGGAACAGTGGGCCAGCAGGCCAGAGATGCCTTGCTGCTCATTATGTCGTTGTCAGCTGAGAACGAACGAGTGGCCAAACACATCGCAGAGAACACCTACTTCTGCCCGGTCAGTCGTTAATGAAAAATCACCTGCACTTTTCTCCTTATCCtgctttttatatatatatatatatatatatatatatatatatatatctgtcaCTTTCCCCTCTCTTCTAATTTATTTGCAGTTCAATGTGAAAAGAATTGTTCTATCTTTAATAATCCCCCTCAGTCAGCTGCATCATTATTATTTCCTGGCTTGTCTGAGAGCCTGGGTGGCATAATTAGTCCGAAATTTACAGATGAATTTGTGGGCCCACTTAAAACAAGGTTAAGGAATCTAGCATAGAATGCTACAAATGTCTTGGCTTTATAAGATTACGGCACGGTTGTAAGCTAATCCCACGTAAATAATGCAATTCACCCGCAGCTGCAGACAGCGTAGTGAAGAATGGGTTTTGATGTGATGCCAGTAGAACAAGAGTCTGGATTTAATTGGTTCCATTGGCATCCGAAGGGAGGGCACAGTGGGATAATCCTATAGAGGATGTATGCATTCCTACAACACTAATGATGCACTCATCTTGCAGTTCAATTCCACTGCGCTGCTATAGGTTCTGAGACCCTACATTGTAAAAACTGCTtcacagagaacagagagaatGTTATGCTGAGAAGTGACTGTACTGCCATATCATGGTCATTACTGGAGAACACCTCACTGCTCAAATATTCATGAAGGTCTCAGAGCTCGACCTGTAGGAGGCATAAATCCATAAGTATGGATAGAGGCAGGCTGATATGTAGGCTGCTGCAGAGCTTATATCTGCATTACGTTATCAGAAAGTAGAGCGCGAGACATGATTTACAGCAGGATTTTGCTTTGTAGTGGAGCAGTAAATCATAAATCATAAATCTGCTGAAGCCAAAGGTAAAACCGAAGCTGTGTAAACAGTATATCATGTGGCTCATACACGCTGCCTCGTGAACGTTTAATGAACCCATGATATTTTGTCTGTAATCACTTTGTGTCAAATTATTTTCAATAGTCAGTATATATGACATGTTTGCAGCACATTCTGCTTCTTCTACAGTGCAggtaaaactgtctgtttttgagtttaCAGCCATTTTCTTAAGAGCTTCAACAAACGAGCCCCTTTTCTGTACACCTACTCTCTTGTCTGCTTTTATATGGTCTGTAATTAGcagtaaatgaattaaaaaagacCATTTTACAACAGTATTAAACAGCTATTCTACAGGAGTGCCAGCAGCTCTCAGCGGCTGCTCTTATTCACAGCAGTCCTTTGAGCTAAATGTCAGCATGGTAACAAGCTCACGGTGACGATTCCTGCATGCTGATGTTGGTGTTTATCATCGGCGCTGTCTGAGTTTAGCAATTGAGCACGTTCAGATTTTCAAATTAGCACAACGTACAGAAGGagtgtcatttttaatcacagGTAACTGGTCacagagcactgaaagaaaGGAGATTACAAAATTCAGATCCCCTAGACATCCAACTGGAAAAATACATGGAATACCTTTGCACTGATTTTAATGAAAAGTTAATATTTTGGTTACAAGGACCTTTCTCAAGACATCACCACTCGCAGTACTGTTCATTATTGCATGTTATTCCACACAAATCACCTAAAAGCAAACATCTCCAATCCTCTGGAAGACACCCCTCACTTCAGCAGCATATATTCATACTACAAGATGTAACCTAAATCTACAATATAAATTGAGTGCACCAACGTCAACCTTATCCAAACACATAGAAACATGAAATGCACTTTATTAGAACAAATAATCCCCACTGAGGAAGTGTGTTCATATTTAGAATCTATTAATAATGTGAACAGGACTCAGAGAgtcaagaaaagacaaaaaatggagGAGTccatttttacattaatatattattatgatgacattaaaaaaacatttaagtggaaaatatgttttatagaAATACCTGTTTTGGAATTTAGAAGCAGGAAGAACCTTgcatacaaataaataatattcaTTCCCAAAGTTGTGGGAGCCTCTAATTCACTTATCCAGTGTGCCTCAGATTTAAAGAGAAAGTGAACCAGTATGAGTGCAGAGGTGATGCATGTGTGCGAATGTTGgcttttttccaataatttgcAGCAGAAAAGTCGGTAGTGAACAAAGCAGCGTCTTAATAATAGAAAAGTGATGAAACTGGCcaatcattaaaaacaaaatcctgCATATGAACTACAAATGAGCTCATGAGCTGTTGTAGAATAGCGTCAcctttcattttaatgctgctccTCCCCTTTTCCTCAGGTTCTGGCCACAGGTTTGAGCGGCCTGTACTCGTCTCTGCCCACTAAGCTGGAGGTTCACAGCGAAGACTGGCACTGCCTGCACAGAGAGGACTGGCTCCGGATGCCGTCGCTCGTTCAGTTTCTTAACTCGCTGGAATTCTGCAACGCCGTTATTCAGGTGAGCACGTGTCTGAGCTGCATGCACAAGCCGCTGCCTCGTGGAAAAAATTTATTCACATGCGGTGAATAGCTGCGACCTTCTGACTCGCTGCTCTGTTCCTCGACTGCTCCCAGGTGGCCCATGCTGATATCAGAGACCAGCTGGTTAGTTACATCTATAACGGTTTCCTCGTGCCTGTCCTCGCACCAGCACTCCACAAGGTTGGCgttctttcatttctttatctTCATGTGATATGTGTAGACGTAAATATAATGCATGTAATGCACATATGTCAAGGAGATGTTGGGAATAAAGTCCTTGTCATTCTCCTTAGTACTCTGCCAGGTGATCCACAGAATACAATGTGTATGCTTGGCATTTTTCCGATCAACTGTATTCTTATTGACAAATGAAATGTGCTACTTCAGGTCTCAGCACTCTGTGATCTCAGAAATGTCTGTCAAGCAGAGACTGAACAAAAGTGACAAACcgttgccacaaaccaggaagtgAGCTCCTCTTACAGTGAATAAGGCGACGCTAACAGCTAGTGGCTAAGATCCAAATCAGCCATCCATTTACcctaaaacatccatccatccattacatatacaccgtttaatcctcattaggctcgcggggggctggagtctatcccagctgatttagggtgaaggcaggagacacctgaacatgtcaccagtctatcacagggctacatatacacacaaacaatcacactcacattcacaccaacagaCTGTTTAGAGTTACcggttaacctcagcatgtttcggGACTTTGGGATTAAGCCAGAGAACCCTGAGaaagcccacacatgcacagagagaacatgcaaactcatgcaggaagatcccaggaaggctgggatgcaaactggggatcttctagctgcaaggcgacagtgctaaccaccaatcaaCTGGGCAATCCTACACTAAAACAGAATctagaaaacaataattaaaaaagctGTCAGCTATAGATCTTAGtgggaaataaaaatgatagaaCAGTAAAAGGtttagaaaataaagaagagcagcagATGAAACGGCAGGAGACAAGCCGATCAGTCTCAgtcacataaacagaggagctCTAATCActcatatttctattttatatattCACTTACAGtcacccttattaatgaagaagcctaaTTATAAATCAccagttcctgctgtcacatcCAATGTACATCAGGTCCAAACATCAATAATCGGCATCACTATCGACCCTGGAAAACCCATATAAGTCATTCTctaatatgaataaaatagatACAGTTGTAGCTGGCTGGGATgctttgatgtgtttttaagtCACACACGCTCACTGTTGACTCTTTCCTCCCTGAAGCTCACCCTGGAAGAGGTGATGACGACCACAGCGTACCTCGACCTCTTCCTGAGGAGCGTCTCTGAGCCGGCGCTGCTGCAGACCTTCCTCTCCTTCATCCTGCTGCACCGACACGAGAGCGTCCACATCCTGGATACTCTGGTCAGCCGCATCAACACGCCGTTCCAGGTACAAGATGAACTCTGGACACAACCGCTAACGCAGGCTTTATCttggaaacacacacatgattTTCACGCAGCGCAGTGTCACTCCCGTTTGATTATGCAGGAGCAAGTTTCATAGATTAGAAATGACTCCAGAAGCTCTGGGACTCATGGGTAACATTTAAATGCCAGGACCAAAGCTGGCACattgttgccatggtgacactCAGTTGCAGTGATTTATTCTGTTATCATGTCGTTGCTTTATAACAGTATATGATCAGATGCCTTGTTCAAATGTTTTAGCAGGGCTGAGTCATTAAGATGAataaatggtttgtttttttttttttttacaatgctgtcTGATTGTGTAAAGGGCTCACTGGGACACAcctgcaagaaaacaaaacaaaaaataccttttttttttgacattgacaattaatgaatttaaataaatgtcactttttaattCCTGGTAGTTCACTCATTTTTGGCCACGTTAGAAGTGTTGTCATGGCGATGACAGAAGCCAATCTATTTCAGCAGCGTTCCTCATCTCCAAAGGATGAATCTTACGGGCTTAATGATCTGACTTTTCTCTTTCACTGCTGTTAATGATCAAAAGTGAGCATACTTACGAAAAAAATAGCTCTGCTGTGTTAACCAGACATCAGTCCTGCTCATAACTGCCAAttgttcattgattttttttttttccatttactgtCACTGTGCATTATTTGTTGCACAGTGTCAGAAAAAAGCACCATattaaggacaaaaatgtcGCATCTAAAAACTGTCATAAAAAGTTTGTGtaataacatcatcatcatccagtgCAGTAGCGTTTAGCTAGCACAGCCTGGACGTAGACAACCTTGAATTTAACAAACGTTTGGTCATCTTTGCTTGACCTTTCCCAGCTTTGTGTCACACATGAAGTGTCAGTTTTTAGACATGTTTTGCAATTGATAAATGGAAACCTAGCACATGCatatgcagaaaaaataaacagatttcacATGTAACCTTATATATTCATTTGAGAAGCAGAGTGTGTTTTCTGGAAGGATTTTGAAACTTGGCACACAAGATACTTCCATCTCTTATTATCCCAAATTTCATCAACCTACCTGTGATTCAAGATGTCCAGCTCGCCATTTGTCAACTTAAACTGGACGTAACTCCCATTTCTAGCAACATATGATGGCTTTCTAAGCGTTGGTAATGTCGTTAAGACAGTATTCTCACAATAACATTGAGCCAATAGAGCCTATGTATTAGAGagattttttcttgaaaaatccactttatttgcaatttttgaACAAATTCTGAATCTGAGAGGTCTTAAGCACAAGGCTTGTTTGCCAGGATTTGCTGCATGCTCCCCATTCATGAGAAACTTCCAAACATCTCCTGAAAATGTGAAGACTCTAGGACATATAACTCAAGAGATATGGACATTTGAAAGTGGCATTTCATTCAATTTCCCACTAGCAAATTATTTACTGAATACTTTCATTGGGTGGAAAATTATGACAACATTGGAATTTTAGCTTAAAAAACAGGCAGATGTCAATTTGAGATGCCAAAAATCATTCCTACAAAGTGTCTGGAGATTCTCAATGAGTTGACGCTGAAAGACCCTAATATAATTTAGAACTGTTTATCATTTGGGgactgttttgtaaaaaaaaagaaaagaacagttTCTTCCATCATCctcattagatttaatgcatctctttgtgtctttccaTTCACCGCTCCAGCTGGGCACCGTGTCTCTGGCGCTTTTCCGCACTCTCATCGGCTTATACTGTGAAGATGTGATGCTGCAGCTCGTACTGAGGTGAGTGGCGCACACGCTGACTTATCCTACTCGTGAAGCGTGGTACGTGTAATTGGTTTACGACACGACGAGCTTCTACTCGCTGCCTCCCACCGTCGCCATCTGTCatctcaccccctcctccctgtcctcctcctACGACCACCCGTCTGCTCTCCTGACGTCCCCTCCCACCTTCACCTCCAGGTACCTGATCCCCTGCAACCACATGATGCTGAGTCAGAGGCGTGTAGTGAAGGAGAGAGACTGCTACTCGGTGTCGGCAGCCAAGATCCTGGCGTTGACGCCGTCCTGCTGCTCTCCTGATCGCAGCCCTCCGCCCCTCAGACAGCTCGAATCCATCCTCTTTTCCAAGGGCGGAGATACTCCCAGCAATGGCAGCAGCACAGGTAAGAAGGGAGGAGACATGACAGGAAAAATACACCGCTCAGCCACAGCATTACAACCAGCTGCCTTATATTGTGTAGGTTCTCCTTGTGCAATCAAAGCAGCTCCGTCGTACTGTGCTACAGACAGGCAACCTCTGAGTGCGTTCTGTCGTATCTGGAACCAGGATTTTGAATCCTTTGGATCCTGTCCATCCTCATCCAtgggtttgggtttttttatgATGCTTCCCAGAGATCCGTGAATGGATGAGATCTGGAAGTGTAGAGATCAATAGTTTGGGCTCTTTGTTGTAATTCTCAAGCTGTTCCTCAGTTTCCAGGGTGCGATGGGGTGGATTTTCCTGCAGTCCTGCCACCACTATGGTAGTTCCTTAGGAAAAACACTGAACCCCAAGTTGCATGCATGGAAGTTCTATCACCATTGGTGTGTAAAAgggtgaatgagaaacacattgtaaagcactttgagaccacaaaggtttttctttattttcatgactttttacattatagattctcactgaaggcattaaaactatgaatgaataatggaattctgtagtaaacaaaaaaagtgtgaaataagtcaaaacacgttttatattgtagattctttgctttgattactgctttgcacactgtTGAAATTCTctgtgagcttcatgaggtagtcacctgaaatggtttttaCTTCACAAGTGTGCCTTGTAAAGATTAATTTGTGAAATTTCCTGCCTCCTTagtggggttgggaccatcagttgtgttgtgcagaagtcagttgacagccctatttgacaactgttagaatccatattatggcaagaaccaatcagctaagtaaagagaaacgacagtccatcattacttttaGAACCAAAGGGCAGTCAGTCTGGagaattgcaaaaactttgaatgtatccacaagtgcagtcgcaaaaaccatcaagcgctacGACCAAACTGTCTCACATGAGGAAAGGACCAGACCATTTACCAGTACTACTACTGGGGAGTGCTGTTGCTCTAGGGGGATGCACGCAATGTTTAGATGAGTTGTACATGAATGGCAAGAccaaaggtttcccagcagaacaatgCTAGCACctcatctgtcagtggttttcaTGTTGCTGATTGCTGTATTGGCTGATAAGTACAGTTTGAGTTTAATTTTTGCAGTTTGAGGACATGAAAACACTTTCAAAGATCTGGGAACACGGTGGCATTGCTACACTTTTGATGATTAGACGTGGCAAACAAggcaaaagcaaaaataaattgaataagtttgttttttacttttcgTCTTTATTGTCTCTTCCAGCTTCTGTGAGTTTGAGTAACCTGGAAGTTTGTTTAAAGTCTGTTAACCACTTTAGTTTCTTGCCCTTTTGTGATGCTGCCACATTCTAAGCAATTATTTATACAGGCAGAAATGATGCCAAGAACAGCAAATATAAGATTCATGTTGTAAAAAATAGAAGAATTATCCTTCTAGCTGGGTTTAGTACAGCTAATTACTACCTGAACTGAATGGCATGGAAAAGCCTTGCAAATTAGGGAGTTACAAAACTGCCCTCTAACCCTCTTAAAGGCAGTAATATCCACACTTTTTGCCTGTCCTTGTGCATTATTTGAGCAATAAAGTGCTGTTTCTGCtacagttcatttaaaatgaatgactGCTCATCAGCCACATTTGCAACCAggctttatggatgtttttgttgctttcaaaTCAGACGCAAGGAGAATTAATTGAGCACAGATGACTATTCATAACGCCGTTTGAATGAGTGGATGCTACAACCTCAGTAACAGTCGTGATTAAATGCAGTCAAAACCAACAGAACAAATTGAGGAAtactaaaaataattttcagtgTATGTTGGAGGAAGTaaagcaaaactaaatattacagtaaaaagaataatttattaaagttacattttcagaaactgtTCAGACATATGGTGCACTGTAAGGTGTTGATTTGCATTTAATTGGAACGTGAACATATAACAGGGATGATTGTATTTTATCAGAGTGAGATCTCCTGCTGTTTCGCTGCATTACATCACTTTACCCCCTGTCGTTACATGTCAAACTCATTagttctgctctgtgtgaacactgagTGGAGCCGCTGCACGCCGGCTTTTATCAACGTTTCATAtcggttttattttttgttttaccagAGGAAATGCAGAGCCTGTCAGAAGTGGATGATGGCTCGGGGAACTCCTGCACCATCGGGTCAGAAATCTGCTTCGATGTCAGTTATCTCCATTACCTCTACGACGCCCGTCTGAACATCAGCGGCTGCATTCGTGCCTGCCAGGTTTGGTCAGCGCCGTACGACGGAGAGGAGCCGCCTCCTGAGAAGTACCAGCCGGGCGTCCTCGAGGAGCCGCTGCTGAAGAGACCCCAGATGGCCCCCAAGAGAGTCCCAAAGCAGCTGGTGCAGCACTCTCGACCCGCCCTGCTGCCGAGTACAGAGCCGCCCTCCATCACCCAGCTGGAGCTGGAGTGGGATGATAGTTACGATGCGTGTCCGGTGCAGACCGCCGAGGCTCCGGTAGAGACGAAACCTGTAGAACTGCCTCCTGCTGAGCCCCCAAAGCACATCCAGGAGATGAGGAGAACGGCCATCATGTTGGTGAAAGGCTCGTACATTGAGGAAAATGAGTTCCAGGATGACGTCATGGTGTACGATCTTGTTGCAAAGAAAGACACCAGAGACGTGGACCGGGCAAAGCGCAGCGGTTCACGATCAGAAGAGACCTCAGCAGAAGTTCCCCTGAAGAATGGGCTCAGTCTTACTCTTCCAACCTCTGTGATGGCTGATAATGGCAAGAATAACCTGGACACAAAGGCCAAAGGTCAGACAGATTGTAACGCCAACCTCCAGAACACGACTGCTGTGGAGCTGGGCGACGATCTTCTGGCTCAGTACGAGGAGCTCATTCGTACGTTAGACACTGAGGCAGGAGGAAAACAGGTCAAAGCTGATGGAGAGGTGAAGAAGCCTGCTGCACCTgtgaaggaggaggatgaagaggagatGGATTTCACCTCCTTCTCTGCAGAAACACCAGAGCCAGAGAAAGTGCACTCACCATTTGGGACGATTAATAGGTTTCGCAGCGGAAGTACAAACAGGAGCCAGACAGTGCCTTTCACAGGTGAGTGGAGGGAAGTCTTGGCCCTGCAGCTGTCTTATTATGTaccaaaaaataacatttgaacAGCAGCATTAAAAGATCATTTTCTCCTACTCCTCCTGCAGGTCCATTCGTCAGTGTGCTGCTGTCCCGTCTGGAGAATATGCTCTCTAACTCGCTTCATGTCAACCTGTTGCTGACCGACATCTTGGCCCAGTTGGCTGCTTATCCTCAGCCGCTGCTGCGTTCATTCCTCCTCAACACCAACCTGGTTTTCCAGCCAACTGTTCGCTCCCTCTACCAGGTAACACAAACGTGCAGCTGTGTTTTcgtaagtgaaaatgaaactgagaATACAAGTTCATTAGATGAGCTTTGAAATGTAATTACTGTGCAAACACTGCAGATGTAAATTGGATCTTTTTTTCAGGTACTAGCCATTGTGAAGAACCAGATTGAAGAGCAGGCTGCCAGCAGAAAGGACTTTCCAGAGCTGATCACTGCTGCCCAACACTGGCTACTAGCAAGGGAGACGACATTCATGGCAGCAGGTGACAATGCAGCTACAGCAGCAGTCTTCTTTTTCTGTGCTAGCTGTAACTGGAATCCGTATATGCACATGAATCTATGATggtataaaatgtaaatgctgaAATGACAAATTATCTGGTTCTACAATATGCTGGGGTTCAGTTTCTTCCCTACGGACACTTGGATGGGCCAGGAATTGAATCGTCAACCTACTGATTGGTGCACGACCTGCTATGAGTTGAATTAAACTGATTCCTACGCAATTGTAACTCAACATCTCAAGAAAAtgggttttatttcatttcatatgATGCTAACACTTTAAAAGTACAGTTAGATATTTTGGAAAATGCCTGTATTTGTTCTGTTACCAAGAATCAGATGAGAAGATGGACGCCCCTCTCATGTCTGTACAGTAGATATCAAGTTACAGCCATCAGAAgggctagcttagcttagcataaagacaggaaacagcattttttctgtatttcaaatttaaaaactacattaaaacGAGCTGTAGAGTTGATgctagttgtattttttttcacctttacACAGAACCAAGCTTACTTTCTCCCCtttgcttccagtctttatgctaagctaagctaagctaatgtcCCACTGGTGGAAGCTTTATAGTTCTAAAAGTGATGAGCTATTTTTTAAGTTGTCGTGTATTTTAAGTCAACTAAACTTGGTTCAGATGTTTTTTATAAcagaaatatttacattatGTATTAATTCTCGACATAATATGTATGTGGTTTACAGTTAGGGAGAGAATTATTCGCTTtagacagtttttttgtttgtttgttggggGACTTTTCAATGATTACAAAACAAACTTTGCACTTTTATTAAGTTCTCACTCTAGAGGTGAAAGAAGTTCTCACATCTAAATTATAAGTACCAATACTTTAGTGTAGTAATATTCTGTTACAAGGAAAATCCATGCATTTAAATTTATACTTAAGTAAAAGTTCATCCATCAAAATATACTCCAAGTACCAAAAGTACTCATTATGCAGAATGATGGATCTCAGAATAAATCTATATATTATAATTATATCATTTACAAAAATTATATGATTATAATTAATATTATTGATGCATTCATGTGTTCTTCTTTAATGCTAGTAAAGGTGATTTAACTACTTTTTATCATTTATCTGCAGGTTAGTGTatgattttctgctctgaaatcAGTTTAGTTTGATCTTAATCTATAATATTACCATATTataatttatttgttgattttattttgtgttattaaaCCAAATGGGCACCTTACtaataatttaaattaatagGTAAATGTCTTAGTGTAAAAAGTCCAATATTTGTCTCTGAAATGA encodes:
- the fhip1aa gene encoding FHF complex subunit HOOK interacting protein 1A, producing MMASMVANGNRDEQSLVLKGVDPETCMIVFKNHWAQVVKILEKHDPLRSSSTLPSLGVINLNAGSGSGSRFGSISVDEANAVQNYVEHMLFLLMEEESGQAGAMGPILEFVVMENVMERLFVWSLRREFTDDMKLEQLKMYEMLVGQAQQPLLHHKPILRPLMMLLSSCSGTAAPAVEAELVLLLNQLCCVLAKDPSILELFFHTSEDQGATNFLIFSLLIPFIHREGTVGQQARDALLLIMSLSAENERVAKHIAENTYFCPVLATGLSGLYSSLPTKLEVHSEDWHCLHREDWLRMPSLVQFLNSLEFCNAVIQVAHADIRDQLVSYIYNGFLVPVLAPALHKLTLEEVMTTTAYLDLFLRSVSEPALLQTFLSFILLHRHESVHILDTLVSRINTPFQLGTVSLALFRTLIGLYCEDVMLQLVLRYLIPCNHMMLSQRRVVKERDCYSVSAAKILALTPSCCSPDRSPPPLRQLESILFSKGGDTPSNGSSTEEMQSLSEVDDGSGNSCTIGSEICFDVSYLHYLYDARLNISGCIRACQVWSAPYDGEEPPPEKYQPGVLEEPLLKRPQMAPKRVPKQLVQHSRPALLPSTEPPSITQLELEWDDSYDACPVQTAEAPVETKPVELPPAEPPKHIQEMRRTAIMLVKGSYIEENEFQDDVMVYDLVAKKDTRDVDRAKRSGSRSEETSAEVPLKNGLSLTLPTSVMADNGKNNLDTKAKGQTDCNANLQNTTAVELGDDLLAQYEELIRTLDTEAGGKQVKADGEVKKPAAPVKEEDEEEMDFTSFSAETPEPEKVHSPFGTINRFRSGSTNRSQTVPFTGPFVSVLLSRLENMLSNSLHVNLLLTDILAQLAAYPQPLLRSFLLNTNLVFQPTVRSLYQVLAIVKNQIEEQAASRKDFPELITAAQHWLLARETTFMAAEKNSSRGSNHHDGGRILQSSPPPKPKAISLDRTEVFAAVLFTEFLKELAATAQEHSILSYIPMEE